Sequence from the Clostridium saccharobutylicum DSM 13864 genome:
ATTGAAGCAATTAGAAGTGCAAATTTTTGTTGTGAAATACTACCTGTAAATACTTCTAAGGGGCAGGCGCTTAGGGATTTGATTGAAATTTATAATTTAGATAAACATAAGGTAATAGCTGTTGGTGATAACATGAATGATGCAGAACTTTTGGAGGCAGCTACAATTGCATTTTGTCCAGAAAATGCATCAAAGGAAGTAAAAGAATATGCAGATTACATAACAGTAGATAACGAAAATCATGTAGTATACCACATAGTAAAATGGATAGAAGAAAATGGGAATGTATGATGAGCAGGTAATCCCTATATATGAATAAAATTTAAATTGGGACAGTAGATAGTTTTATATAATGCATAAACTACCTACTGTCCTAATTTTTATATAAAGAAATGAGTTGAAGTTACAGTAAATGATGAAGTTAAAACAGCTATGGTTTATATTATACCTAATGAATATACAGATATGGTAGCAGTTCCTACACAATATTATTTTAGTATAATAGTAAGAGGTTATTTTTATAATGGAATTAATTTCGAACTTTTACAAATTCTATATTCAGAATGTTTATCTGAACTTAGAAATTTAGAGTCCAAGAAATAATGTTTATTTAGATAAGGCTCTGTAGACAATGTAGGCTCTTTCATTATATTAATTTTTCAAGAAAATATTTACGATATTTCAACAATATTATATACTTGATATGGTAAAAAAATTTACTAAGGATAATAAAAGGAGAGGGGAAGGTTACTATGGCAGATAAGAAATCATGTCCAAACTGTGGAAGTACAAAAACAAGCACAGTAATATCTGGTGGAAGTTGTTTAAGAGTTAGATGTAGTGTTTGTAAAACAGAATATCCAAAATAAAATTTTAGAGCTTATAGAGATATGAGCTCTTTTTTTTATGTATACGAAATTATAGAATTTTTAAATTATACTTATTGCAAAATATACTTTAATGATTCTAATCACTTTAATACTGAATATAAAGCTGCTAAGAGAGATTTAGAGAAATCTAAAGTAATATATTTATGAAGTTGCCGCAAGCGGTATGTTGATAGAAGGAAATTTTGAGTTATTAAAAATAGCCTAACAATCTATTTTTTATTCAACAGTAAAATTATTTAAGTGAAAATGAACTATTATAGTTATAAAATAACAATTGAAATATTTTTACAAGAAATACTTGACTTGGAGTTATCTCCAGGGATTATAATACTAAATATAGGGTGGTAAAAATTTGAAGGTTTTTAAAGGAGGATTAATATGTTATACAGAACATTAGGAAAGACAAATGAAAAGGTTTCAAATTTAGCTACAAAGCTTCCTAGCTGGTTAATTAAGACTAGAAAAGAAAAGATATGGACAAGTGTTTAAATGAGCAATTAGAACGTCTGCAAACAGATAAAATAGATTTTATTTACTACATGCTTTAAATAAAGGTGTTTAGGAGAATTTTAAAAAATAAGGAGGAATAATTTTATGCATATACCTGACAATTATTTAAGTCCCTCAACTTGTGCGACTTTTGGAGCTGTTATGCTGCCAATATGGAGAAGAGCAAGTTTAAAGGTAAAGAAAGAAATAACAAGGCAGAAAATGCCTCTTCTTGGTGTATCAGCCGCATTTTCATTTCTAATTATGATGTTTAATTTACCTCTTCCAGGAGGAACTACAGGACATGCTATTGGAGGTGCTCTTGTTGCTATTTTGCTTGGACCGTATTCTGCTGTTTTTTCAGTTACTATAGCGCTTGTAATTCAAGCATTGTTTTTTGGTGATGGAGGAATTTTAGCATTAGGAGTAAATTGTTTTAATATGGCTTTTGTAATGCCATTTACAGCATTTTATTTATTCAAAATCATAAAAAAAATATTTAAAAATAAAAATGGGGAATATATTGCAGCTTTTTTAGGTGGTTATATTTCTGTTAATGTAGCAGCTTTATGTGCATCAGTTGAGTTTGGCATTCAACCATTGCTTTTCAAGGATGCTTCAGGATTACCATTATATAGTCCTTATGGTTTAGGTATATCTATTCCAGCTATGATGATACCTCATTTATTAGTAGTTGGAATTTTAGAAGGAGTAATAACTGTTGGAGCGTACAGCTATATAAAAAAATCATCACCAGATGTAATATACAAAGGAAAAACAAATAAATTAAAAATTTTCTACATTGTAATAGGAATTCTTATATTAGCTACTCCGTTAGGACTTTTAGCAAGTGGAACTGCATGGGGAGAATGGGGAGCAGAAGAAATAAAGAATCTTATAGGATTTGTACCTAAAGGAATAGAAAATGGATTTCAATTTAATTCTCCAATGCCAGATTATAGTGGAGGAATTTCAAATGAGTATCTTGGTTATATTGTATCTGCTTTAGTTGGTGTAATAATAATTCTAATTATTTTCAAGATTTTAGGAAAAATAAATTTGAAGAGAAAGATAAAAGGAGATTAAATGATTCCAGAATGGCTTTCAGAAAAAGATGATTACATTCCAAAGGAAGAAAAAAGTTTATATATAGAAAAGAGTATTTTTTCTTTCATTAGGATAATTTCTATAATAAGACAAAATAAAAATGAAAATAAATTAATTTATCTAATAAACCCAACCTTAAAGGTTATAAGTAGTATAATAATGGTATTATGTGTATCTATTTCAAGAAGTTTTATTTACTTATTATTAATTGATATATATGTTTTGCTTAATCTTTTTCTCATGGAAAAGAAATCTAGAAAAAGAATATTTTTAAGAAGTTTGATATTTCCAGTTATGACTTTAATAGCATTAATACCATCTATACTGTATGGAAATATATATAATAGTTTAATGCTTTTTCAAAAATTAATTATAACTATATTAATTATGAATTTGTTATCTCATAATACTAAATGGAGCGAAATTAGTAAATCACTTAAATTATTAAAAATACCAGATATATTTATATGGATTATGGATATAACCATAAAATACATTGTTCTATTAGGAGAATATTCTATTAACTTGCTATATGCACTAAAACTTAGGTCAATTGGTATAACGTCTAATAAATATAATTCTCTAACAGGAATAATGGGAAATTTATTCATAAAATCTTATAAAATGAGTGAAGAGATGTTCAATGCTATGGAATGTAGAGGCTTTATAGGAGAATATACCGCAAAAATTAATTTTAAACTTAATAAAATTGATTATATATATTGCGCAATAAACATAATGTTAATTATTTTATTTGTGTACTTATAATTAAGGCATATTCAAAAAAATAACAAGCCCATCTGCCAAGCCTATTTTTCATCATGGCATTTTGGACTTGTTATTTTCTTTAATATTCCTAAGCATAAAGACAATAAATCAGTCTTACTAAAAATTAAGGAGAATTATTCAAGATGATAAAACTGCAAAACATTTCATTTACATACAAGAATAAAACAGCTCTTGATAATGTAAATGTCCAAATAGAAGAAGGGGAAGCTATAGCTATTATAGGTCCAAATGGAAGTGGAAAGTCTACATTTTTAAAAGTTTTAAATGCAATTGTTTTTTCAAGCAATGGCAAGTATATATTTGATAATACCGAAATAAATGAACATAGATTAAAGGATACTAAGTACTTAAAACTATTTCATAAAAGATTAGGATTCGTATTTCAAAATTCTGATGCTCAGCTTTTTTGTTCTACTGTCTTTGAAGAAGTAGCATTTGGACTTATGCAAATGGAGCTGCCACATGAAGAAGTAAATAAAAGAGTGGATGATTGCCTTAATCTTCTAAGCATAGAAAAATTAAAAGATGAACATCCATATAATTTAAGTGGAGGAGAAAAGAAGAGAGTTGCAATTGCTAGTGTTTTAGCTATGAATCCAGAAGTAATGACTTTAGATGAACCTATGAATGGTATAGATCCAAAGGGAAAAAGATTTTTGAAAGAATTATTAATAGGTCTAAATAAAAGCGGCAAAACCATAATTTGTGCAACTCATGATTTTGAATATATAGAAGGTGTTTTTAATAGGGCTATAGTCTTTTCAGAAGACCATAAAATAATAAGAGATGATAAATATGAAAATGTACTAGAGGATAAAGATTTTTTAAGAAAATATAATATTATATAAATTTAATATTAGACAAGCTATTACAAAGTCCCGCAATGAGAATAGAGCGTAGGTGAATCCTAGCCGAAATTAGATATATTAAATTCTCATTGCGGAACTCTATATTAAAATTTCAAAAGTTAAGAGGAGTGATAAACATGAAGATTTTATATTATGATTGTTTCTGTGGAATAAGTGGTGATATGAATTTAGCAGCACTTATAGATTTAGGAGTTCCTAAAGAATATTTAATTAAGGAACTTTCAAAACTTAATTTAAATTCTGAATATGAAATAAAAATTGAAAAGTCTGCGAAACTTGGAATAACAGGAACAAGGGTAGATGTTATATTAAATAATGAATTAAGTAATAATGCACATATCCAAGATAAAGATTTACATGAACATAATTATGAGGAACATGTTCATAATCATTCTCATTGTGATAGTGAACTTCATCATGACGAAAATAACCATGAGCATGGTCATAGTCATGAAGAACATACTCACAATCATGAACATCATCACAGGAACTTAAGGGACATAGAGGAAATAATAAATTCAAGTGATTTAAGTGATAAAGTTAAAAAAATTAGTTTAGATATGTTTATGAGAGTTGCAGAAGCAGAAGCAAAAGTTCATGGAAAAACTATATATGAAGTGCATTTTCATGAGGTAGGAGCTATTGATTCAATTGTAGATATGGTAGGGGCAGCTATTTGTTTAGATTATTTAAAAGTTGATAAAATTATTGCATCTCCAGTTCAAGTTGGAGGAGGATTTGTTAAATGTGCTCATGGGATTATGCCAGTACCAGCACCTGCAACAGTAGAAATTTTAAAGAATATTCCTATGAATACTGGAATTGTACAATTTGAAACAACCACTCCTACTGGTGCAGCAATACTTGCATCCAACGTCAAAGAATTCACTTCAAAGATTGATTTTTCAATTAAGAAAATAGCATATGGGATAGGCCATAGAGATTTAGAAATTCCAAATGTATTAAGAGTATATTTAGGTGAAAGTGAAAAAACAGAAAAATTAGAAAACCAGTATATACTTGAAACTAATATAGATGATATGAATCCTGAGATTTATGGATATATAGAAGAAAAGCTCTTTGAAGCAGGAGCTTTAGATGTATTTAAAACACCTATAATTATGAAAAAGGGAAGACCAGCGATAAAATTAAGTATGTTAATTAATGAAAAAATTGAACAGGAAGTTTTAAAGGTTATTTTTGAAGAAACTACTTCAATAGGTGTTAGAAAATATATGATTGAAAAAATAATGCTAGATAGAGAATTTTCAAAAGTAGAAACAGAGTACGGAGATATTACAATAAAGAAATCTTATCATAAAGGAAAATTGGTGAAATATAAACCAGAATATGAAGAATGTAAATCTATAGCAAAAGAAAAAAATATATCTATAGATACAGTATATAAATCAGTTTATAGACAAGATATAAATTAAGGCACAATCAAAAATAAAGTTATGTGTGAGAGGTGGAGACATAGATGATAAAAAATGAAAAGTATACTGAATTAATAAAATATCTTAAAGGTTTAGGAAAAGTAGTTTTAGCATTTTCAGGTGGAGTAGATAGTACTTTTTTACTTAAAGTAGGTAAGGAAGCTCTTGGAGATAATTTAAAAGCGGTAACAATAATGTCGCCATATATTCCAAAATGGGAAATTGCAGAAGCAGAGGAACTTGTCAAAGAACTAGGAGTGGAACATGAAATTATAAAAGCTCCAATCATTGATTCAATTAGGTACAATCCAGAAGATAGATGTTATCTTTGCAAAACAGCAGTATTTAATATGATATTGGATTTAGCTAAAAAGCAAGGTTATGATTGCGTTATTGATGGCACAAACTTCGATGATATAAGTGATTATAGACCAGGTTTAAAGGCATTGAAAGAACTATCAGTAAAAAGTCCACTTTTAGAATGTAAAATAACTAAAGCTGAAATAAGAGCTTTTTCTAAAGAATTAGGACTTAATACTTGGGACAAGCCACCATATGCTTGTCTATTAACAAGAATACCATATGGCAATGAATTAAAGGAAGAAGATTTTGTAAAGATAGAAAATGCAGAAAAATATATGATGAGCATAGGATTTAGAGCCATTAGAGTTAGATGTCATGGAGATTTAGCTAGAATTGAAGTAAATAGAGATGATAGAAGTAAGTTATTTAATGAAGAACTTTTAGACACAATTGCTAAAAACATAAAAGAATGTGGATTTAAATATGTATCTTTAGATCTTCAAGGTTATAGAGTAGGAAGCTTCAATGAAACTATAGATATACAACCAGGGATTTAGAATTATGTGTTGATCAACCGAAATTAGAAATATTTTTATTCCGAAAGGCTATGAAAATGTCGCTTAAGGTTCTAAGCCATAGGTTGTGCCCAATTTAGCATGTTCCCACTTTCAGTATGACAAGCTAAATTGGAACAACCTATAGCTAAGAACCTTTAACAGCTCATTTTCAAATGCTTTCTTCATAAAAATATTTCTGATTTCTAGTATAATCACCATCTTAAAGTTTAGTAAGTGTTTATAGATATTTCATAACGACTTATGTAAAAAATACTGGAACTTTTTCAGCGACCTCATTTAAGAAGTAGGTATCTATCTAGTAAATAATGAAATATAAAAGTTAATCAATATTAACCTGATAAAGGTAGGAGAAATTTAATGAATAAAGATGAAATTAAAAATTTATTAGAATGTGTTAAAAATAATAAGGTAAATATAGAAGAAGCTCTTGAGAAACTAGAAGATTTACCTTTTAAAGATTTGGGTTTTGCCAAAATAGATAATCATAGGGAAATTAGAGTTGGTTATCCTGAAGTAATATATTGTGAAGGAAAGACAGTAGATCAAGTTAGAGATATTGTTAAATTTATGATTACAAAAAATAATAATATACTAGGTACTAGAGCTACTGAGGAAATGTATAATGCTGTGAAGGAAATATGTGAAGAAGCAGAGTACAACAAACTTGGACGAACAATAACAATTAAGAAAAAGGAACAGCTTCTTACAGATAGCTATATAGCTATTGTTGCAGCAGGAACTTCTGATTTACCAGTTGTTGAAGAGGCATATGAAACAGCTAAAATACTTGGAAACAGAGTTGAAAGAATAATTGATGTTGGTGTTGCTGGCATTCACAGACTTTTTTCAAGATTAGATGATATTAGAGGAGCAAAAGTTGTTATAGTGATTGCAGGAATGGAAGGGGCTTTGGCTAGTGTTATAGGAGGTTTAGTAGATAAGCCTGTAATAGCAGTACCAACTAGTGTAGGATATGGAGCAAATTTTGGAGGAATTTCAGCACTGCTTTCAATGTTAAACAGTTGTGCTAGTGGGGTTAGTGTAGTAAACATCGATAATGGATTTGGTGCTGCTTATAATGCTAGCATAATTAACAAGTTATAATTTAAATATAATTAAGAAATTGATTGATATGTTACTTTAATTGAGTTAGATAGTACATTAATGGATAAGATTTAAACAAAAAAAATCATCTGATTTATAGGGACAGTATATAGTTTTGTATTTTATACAAAACTATATACTCCTTATTATTAATTATGAAATTTAGATTTATCAAATTTATTATTGTAGGATTTACTTTTAGCTTTTTCTTGCTTTTGTTCAGAATGATAATTAGAATCTTCTATAGCTCCGCCAAATACCTTCTTTTCATGGAATTTAATATTAAAATCTTTTTCATACTTTTTGATTATGTTTAGTTGTTTAACAGTAGCTATGCAGATAGAAGTACCATGAGCATTACCTCTTGCAGTTCTACCAGCTCTATGTAAGTATTCATTTATTTTTAATGGTAAATCTAAATGGAATATATGAGTTACACCTTCAACATCAAGTCCTCTTGCAGTAACATCAGATGAAACTAAAATTTTAATTTTACCATTTCTAAAACTTTCAATAGCAAGCTTTCTATCTTCTTTAGATATTTTACCAGTCATGGCAAAACAATCTTTACTATGGTAGTTAAGCTTAACTGTTGTTAATTCAATATCTTCATGATCATTAACAAAAATTATAGCTTTTTCAGGTTTAACAGCAACAAGTATTTTTCTTAAAGTTTCAAATTTATCTCGTCTATCGCAAACAAATAGCATATGTTCAATATTTGGGTTCATAGCTGGCTTATCTTCAGATTTTATTATAACGGGATCTTTCATTAATTCTTTAGCAGTTTCTAAAGTTTCAAGTTTTATAGAAGCAGAGAATACCATAAGCTGTCTATCTCTCATTGTTGTTTTAATTATGTCTTTAGTTATTGCAGCTCTTTTAGGATCTAATAAATTATCAGCTTCATCTATAACTATTGTCTTTATTGTATGAGCAGTTACTTTTTTCTTTCTGATAAGATCAAGTATTCTTCCAGTAGAACCAACAATTATATGAGGTTTAACTTCTTTAAGTTTTTTTATTTGATTATTTATATTAACATCGCCAATAATACATAAAGAAGTTACAGGAACGCTAGAATTATTAGCAAGAAGTTTAATTTGTGCTTCTATTTGAAGTGCAAGTTCATGTGTTGGAGCTAATACTATTGCTTGCATTTCTCTTTTTGAAGTATCAATTTTGTGAAATATAGGAAGTAAATAAGCTAATGTTTTACCACTACCAGTAAATGCTTCTCCAATAATATCTTTGTTTTCAAGGGCAGGAATAATAGATTCTGCTTGTATTAAAGTTGGGTCAGTTATCCCTTGTTTTTTTAGGCCCTCTATTATATTTAAATTTAAGTTTAAGTCATTAAAAGTTTTGTTCATTAATATCTCCCTTACAATGTTATTTAAAATGAACAATTACTTTGCTACTATAAATTGTTCATAGTCAATTAATTATATCCTTATTATGTTCATTTTTCTAGTTAAACTTACATTTATGGTATATAATCATTTAGAACTAACAAATATATATTAAATTTTATTGGTAAAGTTAAGGCATAATCAATATTTTATAAGGAAAATTTAATAATATAGGTTTAACAATTAAAATGTAGGATTTAAAATGTAGAATATAAGTCCAAATTTCACATGAGAAATTTGTGAGAAAATATAATTTTAGAAATAACAAAGTAATTTGTTGAATAACACATTGTAAATTCTCAATTAACAAAGGTGAGGAGAAATTAAAATATGAATAGTGAATTTAGTAAATTTAAAATAAGTGAAGAAATTTTAAAATCTATTGAAGGTCTAGGATATAAAAAGCCATCAGAAGTTCAAGAAAAGGTAATTCCAGAAATATTGTTAAATAAAGATGTAATAGTTAAATCACAAACAGGAAGTGGTAAGACTGCAGCTTTTGGTATACCATTATGTGAAAGAATAGATTGGGAGGAAAACAGTCCACAAGTTTTGGTTTTAAGTCCAACTAGAGAGCTTGCAGTTCAAGTTAGTGAAGATATCTCTAATATAGGAAGATTTAAAAGGATAAAATGTGCAGCAGTCTTTGGTAAACAGCCTATAACTGAACAAGTGAGAACTTTAAAGCAAAAAACTCATGTTGTTGTAGGAACGCCAGGAAGAATTTTAGATCACATTGATAGGGGAAGTTTAAATGTATCAAAGGTTAAATATTTTGTAATAGATGAAGCGGATGAAATGCTTAATATGGGTTTTATAGGTCAGGTTGAAGGCGTGATTCGAAGACTTCCTAAGAAAAAGGTTACTATGCTATTTTCAGCTACTATACCAGAAGAAATAAGAGAATTATGTGAAAAGCACATGGATAGACCACTTGATATTTCAATAAAAAAGCAAAAACTAATAACTGAAAATATAGAGCATAATTTATACTATGTAGAATATGAAAGGAAATTAGAAAATTTAAATGATTTATTAATATGTGAAAAACCTGAAACAGGAGTTATCTTTTGTAGAACAAAGGAAAATGTTGATAAAGTATATGAATATTTAAAATCGAAAGGGTATTCAACTAATAAAATTCATGGAGGAATGCTTCAAAAAGAAAGACTTAGTGTTATGGAGAACTTTAGAAAAGGCGATTTTAGAATTCTCGTAGCTACAGATTTAGCTTCAAGAGGGATTGATATTGAAGGAATTACTCATGTAATAAACTTTGATTTACCAGTTGAAAAGGAAGCGTATGTACATAGAATAGGAAGAAGCGGACGTGCTGGAGCAAAAGGAAAGGCAATAAGTTTTTGTGTTAAAGAGGGAGATAAATTTTTGGAGGACATACAAGAACTTATAGGTTTTGAAATACCTGTTCACAAGCTCCCAAATAGAGAAGAAGTTCAAAAAGAAATTAAACAAGGAGTCGAGTTTCTTAAATCAAAGCCAAAGAGAAAGAGCGATAAGGCTAAGATTATAAATCAAAACATAACTAAAATATATATAAATGGTGGAAAGAAAAAGAAAATTCGTGCAGGGGATATAGTAGGAGCTATCACTAAAATTGACGGTGTAAGCGGTGATGATATTGGAATAATTAATGTAGAAGATAATGTATCTTATGTAGATATATTAAATGGAAAAGGAAAAAGAGTAATAGATGCATTAAAAAATATGACTATAAAAGGGAAGAAACTTAATGTAGAGAAGGCAAGAAAATAGTGACATAAGTAAAAGAATAAAATCTTAAAATCAATTTAGAAAAACTAATTTTAGAAAATAATTATGTATTGAAGAAGAATATTTTATTTAAAAAATTTGATTATTAATTGCATTTTAAGCTATAATTAATACGCTAAGGAATAAAATAACAAAATATATAAGTTGTAACTAATATATTTATGATTTATGAAATGAGATTATTTTTATCATTAAAATGGTAGAGTAAATTATATAATAAATTTTTTACAACATATATTAATATATAAGAATTTTTGGGATTTTTAAGGAAATATAAATAAAAATTAAATTCTAAAAATATAAATAATAAAATTTAAAGAGGTGTATCATTAAGATGTTTTCAAATAGAAACGAAAAATGTTGGTGTGGAAGTGGTTTAAAATATAAAAAATGCCACTTAGAATTTGATGAAAAGATAGAAAGTTATAGATTAAAAGGACATGAAGTTCCAAGTAGAGATCTTATAAAAAGCCCACAGGATATTGAAGGAATAAGAAAAAGTGGAGAAATTAATAATGGAGTTTTAGATTTAGTTGCAAGTAAAATAAAAGCAGGAATGAGTACTGCGGATATAGATAAGCTTGTGTATGATTACACTACAGAACATGGTGCAATTCCAGCTCCACTTAATTATGAAGGATTCCCAAAGAGTGTATGTACATCAATTAATAATGAAGTATGTCATGGAATACCTGATGAAAGTATTATCTTACAAGATGGAGATATAGTGAATGTTGATGTATCTACAATCCTTGATGGCTATTATTCAGATGCATCAA
This genomic interval carries:
- the larB gene encoding nickel pincer cofactor biosynthesis protein LarB, which produces MNKDEIKNLLECVKNNKVNIEEALEKLEDLPFKDLGFAKIDNHREIRVGYPEVIYCEGKTVDQVRDIVKFMITKNNNILGTRATEEMYNAVKEICEEAEYNKLGRTITIKKKEQLLTDSYIAIVAAGTSDLPVVEEAYETAKILGNRVERIIDVGVAGIHRLFSRLDDIRGAKVVIVIAGMEGALASVIGGLVDKPVIAVPTSVGYGANFGGISALLSMLNSCASGVSVVNIDNGFGAAYNASIINKL
- a CDS encoding DEAD/DEAH box helicase; its protein translation is MNKTFNDLNLNLNIIEGLKKQGITDPTLIQAESIIPALENKDIIGEAFTGSGKTLAYLLPIFHKIDTSKREMQAIVLAPTHELALQIEAQIKLLANNSSVPVTSLCIIGDVNINNQIKKLKEVKPHIIVGSTGRILDLIRKKKVTAHTIKTIVIDEADNLLDPKRAAITKDIIKTTMRDRQLMVFSASIKLETLETAKELMKDPVIIKSEDKPAMNPNIEHMLFVCDRRDKFETLRKILVAVKPEKAIIFVNDHEDIELTTVKLNYHSKDCFAMTGKISKEDRKLAIESFRNGKIKILVSSDVTARGLDVEGVTHIFHLDLPLKINEYLHRAGRTARGNAHGTSICIATVKQLNIIKKYEKDFNIKFHEKKVFGGAIEDSNYHSEQKQEKAKSKSYNNKFDKSKFHN
- a CDS encoding energy-coupling factor transporter transmembrane component T is translated as MIPEWLSEKDDYIPKEEKSLYIEKSIFSFIRIISIIRQNKNENKLIYLINPTLKVISSIIMVLCVSISRSFIYLLLIDIYVLLNLFLMEKKSRKRIFLRSLIFPVMTLIALIPSILYGNIYNSLMLFQKLIITILIMNLLSHNTKWSEISKSLKLLKIPDIFIWIMDITIKYIVLLGEYSINLLYALKLRSIGITSNKYNSLTGIMGNLFIKSYKMSEEMFNAMECRGFIGEYTAKINFKLNKIDYIYCAINIMLIILFVYL
- a CDS encoding energy-coupling factor ABC transporter ATP-binding protein, with amino-acid sequence MIKLQNISFTYKNKTALDNVNVQIEEGEAIAIIGPNGSGKSTFLKVLNAIVFSSNGKYIFDNTEINEHRLKDTKYLKLFHKRLGFVFQNSDAQLFCSTVFEEVAFGLMQMELPHEEVNKRVDDCLNLLSIEKLKDEHPYNLSGGEKKRVAIASVLAMNPEVMTLDEPMNGIDPKGKRFLKELLIGLNKSGKTIICATHDFEYIEGVFNRAIVFSEDHKIIRDDKYENVLEDKDFLRKYNII
- the larE gene encoding ATP-dependent sacrificial sulfur transferase LarE → MIKNEKYTELIKYLKGLGKVVLAFSGGVDSTFLLKVGKEALGDNLKAVTIMSPYIPKWEIAEAEELVKELGVEHEIIKAPIIDSIRYNPEDRCYLCKTAVFNMILDLAKKQGYDCVIDGTNFDDISDYRPGLKALKELSVKSPLLECKITKAEIRAFSKELGLNTWDKPPYACLLTRIPYGNELKEEDFVKIENAEKYMMSIGFRAIRVRCHGDLARIEVNRDDRSKLFNEELLDTIAKNIKECGFKYVSLDLQGYRVGSFNETIDIQPGI
- a CDS encoding methionyl aminopeptidase: MFSNRNEKCWCGSGLKYKKCHLEFDEKIESYRLKGHEVPSRDLIKSPQDIEGIRKSGEINNGVLDLVASKIKAGMSTADIDKLVYDYTTEHGAIPAPLNYEGFPKSVCTSINNEVCHGIPDESIILQDGDIVNVDVSTILDGYYSDASRMFMIGEVSEDAKKLVTVARECMIKGIEAIKPWGFLGDIGAACGEHAHKNGYSVVRALGGHGVGNEFHEDPFVAHIGKKGTGMLLVPGMVLTVEPMVNEGTYDVFVDEVNEWTIYTADDKLSAQWEHTVLITETGVEILAK
- a CDS encoding DEAD/DEAH box helicase, with the protein product MNSEFSKFKISEEILKSIEGLGYKKPSEVQEKVIPEILLNKDVIVKSQTGSGKTAAFGIPLCERIDWEENSPQVLVLSPTRELAVQVSEDISNIGRFKRIKCAAVFGKQPITEQVRTLKQKTHVVVGTPGRILDHIDRGSLNVSKVKYFVIDEADEMLNMGFIGQVEGVIRRLPKKKVTMLFSATIPEEIRELCEKHMDRPLDISIKKQKLITENIEHNLYYVEYERKLENLNDLLICEKPETGVIFCRTKENVDKVYEYLKSKGYSTNKIHGGMLQKERLSVMENFRKGDFRILVATDLASRGIDIEGITHVINFDLPVEKEAYVHRIGRSGRAGAKGKAISFCVKEGDKFLEDIQELIGFEIPVHKLPNREEVQKEIKQGVEFLKSKPKRKSDKAKIINQNITKIYINGGKKKKIRAGDIVGAITKIDGVSGDDIGIINVEDNVSYVDILNGKGKRVIDALKNMTIKGKKLNVEKARK
- the larC gene encoding nickel pincer cofactor biosynthesis protein LarC: MKILYYDCFCGISGDMNLAALIDLGVPKEYLIKELSKLNLNSEYEIKIEKSAKLGITGTRVDVILNNELSNNAHIQDKDLHEHNYEEHVHNHSHCDSELHHDENNHEHGHSHEEHTHNHEHHHRNLRDIEEIINSSDLSDKVKKISLDMFMRVAEAEAKVHGKTIYEVHFHEVGAIDSIVDMVGAAICLDYLKVDKIIASPVQVGGGFVKCAHGIMPVPAPATVEILKNIPMNTGIVQFETTTPTGAAILASNVKEFTSKIDFSIKKIAYGIGHRDLEIPNVLRVYLGESEKTEKLENQYILETNIDDMNPEIYGYIEEKLFEAGALDVFKTPIIMKKGRPAIKLSMLINEKIEQEVLKVIFEETTSIGVRKYMIEKIMLDREFSKVETEYGDITIKKSYHKGKLVKYKPEYEECKSIAKEKNISIDTVYKSVYRQDIN
- the cbiM gene encoding cobalt transporter CbiM, which encodes MHIPDNYLSPSTCATFGAVMLPIWRRASLKVKKEITRQKMPLLGVSAAFSFLIMMFNLPLPGGTTGHAIGGALVAILLGPYSAVFSVTIALVIQALFFGDGGILALGVNCFNMAFVMPFTAFYLFKIIKKIFKNKNGEYIAAFLGGYISVNVAALCASVEFGIQPLLFKDASGLPLYSPYGLGISIPAMMIPHLLVVGILEGVITVGAYSYIKKSSPDVIYKGKTNKLKIFYIVIGILILATPLGLLASGTAWGEWGAEEIKNLIGFVPKGIENGFQFNSPMPDYSGGISNEYLGYIVSALVGVIIILIIFKILGKINLKRKIKGD